A genomic region of Erythrobacter sp. SCSIO 43205 contains the following coding sequences:
- a CDS encoding DUF6692 family protein yields MRSAAILTLATLGLAACNTNTAPGNDREAHLDPPVQAAPIEDASTALANLSPGLMLPETMTDADLAALDAEGDCQFRLTEVAYPSFVYDSEGQGAIKINGRLIPVSRDEQGNYSNGELRVTTRLLDDEGTAGLRMQEMIVVAPRASDEFGFWGYTTCGTEGA; encoded by the coding sequence ATGAGAAGCGCCGCTATCCTAACCCTGGCGACCCTTGGCCTCGCTGCGTGCAACACAAACACCGCCCCCGGCAACGACCGCGAGGCACATCTCGATCCGCCCGTGCAAGCAGCTCCCATTGAAGATGCAAGCACCGCGCTTGCCAATCTCAGCCCTGGGCTGATGCTTCCTGAAACCATGACTGATGCCGATCTGGCAGCCCTCGATGCAGAAGGCGATTGCCAATTCCGGCTCACCGAGGTCGCCTATCCCTCATTCGTGTATGACAGCGAAGGGCAAGGAGCGATCAAGATCAACGGTCGGCTCATCCCGGTCTCCAGAGATGAACAAGGGAACTATTCGAATGGCGAGCTTCGGGTGACCACCCGCTTGCTGGATGATGAAGGCACAGCTGGGCTCCGTATGCAGGAAATGATCGTCGTCGCGCCTCGTGCTTCTGATGAGTTTGGTTTCTGGGGCTATACTACTTGCGGGACGGAAGGTGCATGA
- a CDS encoding DUF305 domain-containing protein: protein MVATSTAIMFFLMYSNTFDADDLFWSETRFWMTFVMGGMMMIVMLLFMWGMYKDRTKNFIIVGVGALTMALALWLVRSQTTVDDTEYMAAMIPHHSIAIMTSERASLKDPRVRELAKAIIVAQRREIAEMKYLIDDIEQNGPRTEERLPEEIQQ from the coding sequence ATGGTCGCGACATCGACCGCGATCATGTTTTTCCTGATGTATTCGAACACCTTTGACGCCGACGATCTGTTCTGGAGCGAAACGCGCTTTTGGATGACGTTCGTGATGGGCGGCATGATGATGATCGTCATGCTCCTCTTCATGTGGGGCATGTACAAGGATCGCACCAAGAACTTCATCATCGTTGGCGTCGGCGCGCTCACCATGGCACTCGCTCTCTGGCTTGTTCGCAGTCAGACGACGGTCGACGACACGGAATACATGGCGGCCATGATCCCGCACCACTCCATCGCGATCATGACCAGCGAGCGAGCAAGCCTCAAAGATCCCCGTGTGCGCGAACTCGCGAAAGCGATCATCGTCGCGCAGCGCCGGGAGATCGCTGAGATGAAATACCTTATCGACGACATCGAACAAAACGGTCCGCGGACCGAAGAACGTTTGCCTGAGGAGATCCAGCAATGA
- a CDS encoding potassium channel family protein: MIGALLLSVALFLLAIASHLTTLGAAHRLVDRRTDLSAKMAVSLMVLFSHLLVAALFGFGFWFGTAWGLGSFDTPDAMTWMDYFYFSLINVTTLGLGDIYPTDHLRVIAGIEALTGFALISCSAQLFWKMMTQGETQ; encoded by the coding sequence ATGATTGGCGCCCTGCTTCTCTCGGTTGCCCTCTTCTTGTTGGCGATTGCCTCACACTTAACGACGCTTGGTGCCGCGCACAGACTTGTCGATAGGCGAACCGATCTCTCTGCGAAGATGGCGGTTTCGCTCATGGTGCTGTTCTCGCACCTCCTGGTTGCGGCCTTGTTCGGTTTTGGGTTCTGGTTCGGCACCGCGTGGGGGCTGGGTAGCTTCGACACACCGGACGCCATGACCTGGATGGACTACTTCTATTTCTCCCTCATCAACGTGACCACGCTCGGATTGGGAGACATTTATCCCACCGATCACCTGAGGGTGATCGCTGGAATCGAGGCCCTGACAGGCTTCGCCTTGATTAGCTGCTCGGCCCAATTGTTCTGGAAGATGATGACACAAGGAGAAACACAATGA
- a CDS encoding glutaredoxin, protein MTTKTAKVYRMVMDDHTCPYGIKTVDLLKRQGFEVEDHHLTSRDETDAFKEKHQVETTPQTFINGDRIGGYDDVREHFGKSRSQPEEGETSYQPVVAIFAVALLLGLGLSWSFFETPFTVRAAEWFVSLSMTLLALQKLQDVRSFSTMFLNYDLLAQRWVPYSFIYPFGEAAAGILMTAGALTWLSAPLALFIGTVGAVSVFKAVYIDKRELKCACVGGGSNVPLGFVSLTENLFMIGMGLWMGFKAFA, encoded by the coding sequence ATGACCACGAAAACTGCAAAAGTTTACCGGATGGTGATGGACGATCACACCTGTCCCTATGGAATCAAGACGGTCGATCTTCTCAAGCGCCAGGGCTTCGAAGTCGAAGACCATCACTTGACGAGCAGGGACGAGACCGATGCTTTCAAGGAAAAGCATCAGGTCGAAACCACACCGCAAACCTTCATCAACGGAGATCGGATCGGCGGCTATGACGACGTGCGCGAACACTTCGGGAAAAGCCGCTCGCAGCCCGAAGAAGGCGAGACAAGTTATCAGCCTGTAGTGGCGATTTTTGCGGTCGCACTGCTGCTGGGGCTTGGCCTAAGCTGGTCGTTCTTCGAAACGCCTTTCACTGTCCGTGCAGCCGAGTGGTTCGTCAGCCTTTCTATGACGCTGCTCGCGCTTCAAAAGCTGCAGGATGTTCGCAGCTTCTCCACGATGTTCCTGAACTACGACCTGCTCGCCCAAAGGTGGGTGCCCTATTCCTTTATCTATCCCTTCGGCGAGGCAGCCGCCGGAATTTTGATGACTGCGGGCGCCTTGACGTGGCTTTCGGCACCGCTCGCGCTCTTCATCGGGACGGTCGGCGCAGTGAGTGTCTTCAAGGCTGTCTATATCGATAAACGTGAATTGAAATGTGCCTGTGTTGGTGGCGGGAGCAACGTGCCGCTCGGTTTCGTCTCGCTGACCGAGAACCTGTTCATGATTGGTATGGGCCTTTGGATGGGCTTCAAGGCCTTTGCATGA
- a CDS encoding APC family permease, producing the protein MQTHEHDDQTSGTGSISLLGGVAMGTGVMIGAGIFALTGQIAELAGPLFPLSFIAGALVTSLAAYSYIKMSNRWPSSGGIAMILQKAYGPGVVAASASLLMALSMVINESLVARTFATYALRPFELEQNGLLVSVLALGLIVFAYLVNAAGNRSVSGFSLVMSAIKIGGIAVFAIAAIWVSGFASGAFSEPATTSSGEALLASVAFSILAFKGFTTITNSGGEIVDPHRNVGRTIMISIAVCVVVYLLVAVAVGSSLSIAQIVEARDYSLAAAAEPALGDLGFYFTVAIAITATASGVIASVFAVSRMLTMLTEMEMIPHSHFGMSGGIRSHMLVYTVVAAGALAVLFDLSRIAALGAFFYLVMDMLVHWGVFRNLREEIGARASILLAALAADAVVLSAFTWVKLKSDPAIVLYAVLGIGAVFIAEWFYLARRSSQAQDS; encoded by the coding sequence TTGCAAACGCACGAGCACGACGACCAGACGAGCGGCACTGGCTCAATAAGCCTTCTTGGCGGTGTCGCGATGGGCACGGGCGTGATGATTGGCGCCGGTATCTTTGCCCTGACGGGCCAGATCGCGGAACTGGCCGGGCCGCTCTTCCCTCTATCATTCATCGCCGGCGCGCTTGTCACGTCGCTTGCCGCATACAGCTACATCAAGATGTCGAACCGCTGGCCTTCATCCGGCGGCATCGCGATGATCCTCCAAAAGGCGTACGGCCCCGGCGTTGTTGCCGCATCGGCCTCGCTCCTGATGGCGCTGTCGATGGTTATCAACGAAAGCCTCGTCGCTCGCACTTTCGCCACTTATGCTCTGCGGCCGTTCGAGTTGGAACAAAACGGTTTGCTGGTTTCAGTCCTGGCGCTGGGGCTGATCGTCTTCGCCTACCTTGTGAACGCCGCTGGAAATCGATCCGTCAGCGGGTTCTCCTTGGTCATGTCAGCTATCAAGATCGGCGGGATCGCCGTGTTTGCTATAGCTGCAATCTGGGTCAGCGGCTTTGCCTCGGGCGCGTTCAGCGAACCTGCCACGACGTCTAGCGGCGAGGCTCTGTTAGCTTCGGTAGCGTTCTCGATCCTGGCGTTTAAGGGGTTCACCACGATAACCAATAGCGGGGGCGAGATTGTCGATCCCCACCGCAATGTCGGCCGCACGATAATGATTTCGATCGCGGTTTGCGTCGTTGTCTATTTGCTGGTCGCGGTTGCTGTAGGCTCAAGTCTCTCGATCGCCCAGATCGTGGAGGCGCGTGACTATTCGCTCGCTGCTGCTGCAGAACCCGCGTTGGGAGACCTCGGCTTTTACTTCACCGTCGCAATCGCGATCACCGCTACGGCTTCTGGTGTCATCGCCAGCGTTTTCGCCGTGTCACGAATGCTGACCATGTTGACCGAGATGGAGATGATCCCGCATAGCCATTTCGGAATGAGTGGCGGCATACGCAGCCATATGCTTGTCTATACGGTGGTCGCTGCAGGCGCTCTTGCGGTGCTCTTCGACCTCTCTCGCATCGCCGCCTTGGGCGCCTTCTTCTACCTTGTAATGGACATGCTCGTGCACTGGGGGGTGTTTCGAAACCTGCGTGAGGAAATCGGCGCGCGCGCATCCATTCTGTTGGCCGCGCTCGCAGCAGACGCGGTGGTTTTAAGCGCATTCACATGGGTCAAACTGAAAAGCGATCCGGCGATCGTCCTCTATGCCGTTCTTGGAATTGGCGCTGTGTTCATCGCCGAGTGGTTCTACCTCGCGCGTAGATCGTCGCAGGCGCAAGATTCCTAA
- a CDS encoding copper-translocating P-type ATPase: MDHAHCAHQHGDTAAADDGRYDAVPADYEGPVYTCPMHPQVRQPKMGSCPLCGMGLELESAAMVEEGPNPELVDFTRRFWIGAVLTLPLLVLTMGPFLGWPGVRDILGERATLWTEFVLGTPVVLWCGWPFLERGWNSFRTWNLNMFSLIAMGVSAAWIFSVAAIVAPDIFPDGFRDAEGHVGVYFEAAAVIVTLVLLGQVMELRAREGTGKAIRALLDLAAKTARVIRDNGTEDEIPLEEVVVGDRIRVRPGDKVPVDGVVLKGRSSIDESMITGEPVPVEKVEGDGVTGATINGTGSLVIEAKRVGSDTMLAQIVDMVAAAQRSRAPIQKYADKVAGLFVPAVIAIANLAFIAWAVWGPQPALAYALVAAVAVLIIACPCALGLATPMSIMTATGRGAQVGVLIKNAEALERFETIDTLIVDKTGTLTEGKPRLVAVTAEPGFEQTELLRLAASLERGSEHPLAEAIVRGAEERGLELASAEDFEAITGKGVIGRVADKSVALGNLALITDMGLDGRSLSEQANVRRDDGETVMFVVVGGQIAGLVAVADPIKESTPDAIRSLHELGLTIIMATGDNERTAQAVAARLGIDEVRAGVLPEDKAKLIRDLQMKGTKVAMAGDGVNDAPALAQADVGIAMGTGADVAIESAGITLVRGNLDGIVRARRLAQVTMRNIRQNLFFALIYNALGVPIAAGLLYPFFGILISPMFAAFAMSASSISVVVNSLRLRGAKL, from the coding sequence ATGGACCACGCTCATTGCGCGCATCAACATGGTGACACCGCGGCAGCTGACGACGGACGATACGACGCCGTTCCAGCGGACTATGAAGGCCCGGTTTACACCTGCCCGATGCACCCCCAGGTTCGCCAACCCAAAATGGGTTCGTGTCCGCTTTGCGGCATGGGGCTCGAACTTGAATCGGCCGCTATGGTCGAAGAGGGCCCCAACCCCGAACTCGTCGACTTTACCAGAAGGTTCTGGATCGGCGCGGTGCTCACACTCCCACTGCTGGTGCTCACAATGGGGCCATTTCTGGGCTGGCCAGGAGTGCGCGACATTCTGGGCGAGCGCGCCACCTTGTGGACCGAATTCGTCTTGGGAACCCCTGTTGTTCTGTGGTGCGGATGGCCGTTTCTTGAACGGGGTTGGAACTCGTTCAGGACTTGGAACCTCAACATGTTCTCGCTCATCGCGATGGGCGTCAGCGCGGCTTGGATATTCAGTGTTGCAGCGATTGTTGCTCCCGATATTTTTCCCGACGGCTTTCGCGATGCCGAAGGCCACGTGGGTGTCTATTTCGAAGCGGCAGCGGTCATCGTAACTCTGGTCCTGCTAGGCCAGGTGATGGAGCTGCGTGCCCGTGAAGGCACCGGCAAAGCCATTCGTGCGCTGCTCGATCTCGCTGCTAAGACAGCCCGTGTGATCAGGGACAATGGCACCGAGGATGAAATCCCGCTCGAAGAGGTCGTTGTCGGCGACAGGATCAGAGTGAGACCGGGCGACAAAGTCCCGGTCGATGGCGTGGTTCTCAAGGGGCGCTCATCAATCGATGAAAGCATGATTACCGGCGAGCCCGTTCCGGTGGAGAAAGTCGAAGGGGACGGCGTCACAGGTGCAACAATCAATGGTACGGGCAGTCTCGTGATCGAGGCTAAGCGCGTCGGCTCCGATACGATGCTTGCACAGATCGTCGATATGGTCGCCGCCGCTCAGCGCTCGCGCGCACCAATTCAGAAATACGCCGATAAGGTCGCTGGACTGTTCGTTCCGGCAGTCATTGCGATTGCCAACCTCGCCTTCATCGCTTGGGCTGTCTGGGGACCGCAGCCTGCCTTGGCCTACGCGCTGGTAGCAGCTGTTGCCGTTCTGATCATTGCCTGCCCGTGCGCTCTTGGTCTTGCAACACCGATGTCGATCATGACTGCAACCGGCCGAGGCGCTCAGGTCGGAGTGCTCATCAAGAACGCCGAAGCGCTCGAGCGCTTCGAAACCATCGACACGCTGATTGTCGACAAGACCGGCACGCTCACCGAAGGAAAGCCCAGACTGGTTGCTGTCACCGCCGAGCCAGGGTTTGAACAAACGGAGCTGTTGCGCTTGGCGGCCTCGCTCGAACGCGGGTCCGAGCATCCGCTTGCAGAAGCGATCGTCCGCGGAGCCGAAGAGCGCGGTCTCGAGCTTGCAAGCGCGGAGGATTTCGAAGCGATTACCGGCAAGGGCGTGATTGGCCGCGTGGCCGACAAATCGGTTGCGCTCGGCAACCTCGCACTCATCACCGATATGGGCCTTGATGGCAGATCGCTGAGCGAACAAGCCAATGTCCGGCGCGATGACGGTGAAACCGTGATGTTCGTGGTCGTTGGCGGCCAGATCGCAGGGCTCGTTGCCGTTGCCGATCCGATCAAGGAATCAACCCCGGATGCGATCCGTTCGCTTCATGAACTCGGTCTCACGATCATCATGGCTACAGGCGACAATGAACGCACCGCACAAGCGGTCGCGGCCCGTCTCGGTATCGATGAGGTAAGAGCAGGCGTATTGCCCGAGGATAAGGCCAAGCTCATCCGCGATTTGCAAATGAAAGGCACCAAGGTTGCGATGGCAGGAGACGGGGTCAACGACGCGCCGGCGCTTGCGCAAGCCGATGTCGGCATCGCGATGGGCACCGGAGCCGATGTTGCGATCGAGAGTGCGGGTATTACCCTGGTGAGGGGCAATCTCGACGGCATTGTGCGCGCGCGCAGGCTCGCGCAGGTTACGATGCGGAACATTCGCCAAAACCTGTTCTTTGCATTGATTTATAATGCTTTAGGCGTGCCGATCGCCGCAGGTTTGCTCTATCCTTTCTTTGGCATCCTGATCAGCCCGATGTTCGCGGCCTTTGCGATGAGCGCATCCTCGATCTCAGTGGTGGTCAATTCGCTTCGCCTGCGCGGCGCAAAGCTCTGA
- a CDS encoding metal-sensitive transcriptional regulator, with protein MSDKKSSKFANTITRMRRVEGQARGIVKMMEEDRYCVDILQQIIALEAAARQARIKVLDIHARHCIEEAIASDDKADQSEKVAELVALVEKMAK; from the coding sequence ATGAGCGACAAAAAAAGCAGCAAATTTGCGAACACCATAACCCGCATGCGACGTGTCGAAGGGCAGGCTCGCGGTATTGTCAAAATGATGGAGGAAGACCGCTATTGTGTGGATATTCTCCAGCAGATCATCGCGCTCGAAGCGGCGGCGCGGCAGGCGCGTATCAAGGTCCTCGACATTCACGCCCGACATTGCATCGAAGAAGCGATCGCTTCGGACGATAAGGCCGATCAGTCGGAGAAAGTCGCCGAACTTGTCGCATTGGTCGAAAAGATGGCCAAATAG
- a CDS encoding DUF411 domain-containing protein, translating to MKIRFLVLPKRSLVASALLLLAACSNAAQAATYTMFRDPNCGCCLKWADHVEHKTDAEVTSVDTTEMARIKTERGVPQELWSCHTMEIEGYMIEGHVPADAIERLLRERPEGVTGLAVPGMPVGSPGMEFENRIQPFDVIAFGPSGQSVFASYP from the coding sequence ATGAAAATCCGGTTTTTGGTCCTACCTAAAAGGTCGCTTGTGGCATCCGCATTGTTGTTGCTGGCAGCCTGCTCAAACGCTGCCCAGGCTGCGACCTACACGATGTTCCGCGATCCCAATTGCGGTTGTTGCCTGAAATGGGCTGATCACGTCGAGCACAAAACGGATGCCGAGGTGACCTCGGTCGATACGACCGAAATGGCACGGATCAAAACCGAGCGCGGCGTGCCGCAAGAGCTCTGGTCGTGCCACACGATGGAAATCGAGGGCTACATGATCGAGGGCCATGTACCGGCAGATGCGATCGAACGATTGCTGCGCGAACGGCCGGAGGGCGTCACCGGGCTGGCCGTTCCCGGCATGCCCGTCGGCTCGCCCGGCATGGAATTCGAAAACCGGATTCAGCCATTCGATGTGATCGCCTTTGGACCTAGCGGCCAAAGCGTGTTCGCATCCTACCCCTGA
- a CDS encoding class I SAM-dependent methyltransferase, with the protein MRDTSLPRGDRSFTPALGKVWLTPVYDAAIALLTREHVWRDAAVRAADLKPFDKVIDVGSGTGTLLRQMMSSCPPAEYLGVEPDPDVLAIAERKCGSVSHMIQWHNGFLDTLDLGRGWQPNKIISSLVLHQVSPEQKRAILEQISALLTPGGMVLIADYMRQEPPLMRRLFRMTVQQLDGIEDTQPNADGLIEEHLQEIFEDAERLRVFPTATGAISLWRGYTKKVPDS; encoded by the coding sequence ATGCGTGATACGAGCCTGCCAAGGGGAGATCGCAGTTTCACTCCGGCCCTGGGCAAGGTTTGGCTCACGCCGGTATACGATGCAGCGATCGCGCTGTTGACCCGCGAGCATGTCTGGCGCGACGCCGCGGTCCGCGCCGCCGACCTCAAGCCCTTCGACAAGGTGATCGATGTCGGCAGCGGAACCGGCACCCTTCTGCGTCAGATGATGTCGAGCTGCCCGCCTGCTGAATACCTCGGTGTCGAACCAGACCCTGACGTCTTAGCAATCGCCGAGCGCAAATGCGGCAGCGTCTCTCACATGATCCAGTGGCACAATGGCTTTCTTGACACCCTCGACCTCGGTCGGGGTTGGCAACCGAACAAGATCATAAGCAGCCTCGTTCTTCACCAAGTCTCCCCTGAGCAGAAGCGCGCAATCCTCGAACAAATCTCGGCGTTGCTAACGCCTGGCGGCATGGTGTTGATCGCCGACTATATGCGTCAGGAACCGCCGCTGATGCGTCGGCTTTTCAGAATGACCGTCCAACAGCTCGACGGGATCGAGGATACCCAGCCCAATGCGGACGGGCTCATCGAAGAACATCTGCAAGAAATCTTCGAGGACGCTGAACGCCTGCGAGTTTTTCCCACCGCAACCGGGGCGATTTCGCTTTGGCGCGGATACACCAAGAAGGTCCCCGACTCATGA
- a CDS encoding DUF2231 domain-containing protein, giving the protein MQTRRHLTFLALLIATFLAAPLGAHEGHKSNMSDEEMVMMEASSTDAKTNHGTGGAIAHSHSASAEHSMSADQMMQQKIEENRLTSFSDLLARLHPIAAHFPIALFLVAALTEFGLILRPSLGLQTTVRFLVAAGAIGGLGTAAFGWFAAGWRLSDRSETLAIHRWNGTAIAAAGLLAWWLSSPGKNRWWLRLVLAIIAGALIVQGYYGGEMVHGPNHMGVM; this is encoded by the coding sequence ATGCAAACCCGGCGACATCTGACCTTCCTTGCTCTTCTGATCGCGACCTTTTTGGCAGCGCCTCTCGGCGCGCACGAAGGTCATAAATCAAACATGTCCGATGAAGAGATGGTGATGATGGAAGCCAGCTCCACTGATGCAAAAACCAATCACGGCACTGGTGGAGCAATTGCACACAGCCATAGTGCGAGCGCCGAACACAGCATGTCGGCCGACCAGATGATGCAACAAAAGATCGAGGAGAACCGCCTTACCTCGTTCAGTGATCTATTGGCCAGACTGCATCCGATTGCAGCCCATTTCCCGATCGCGCTCTTTCTGGTCGCTGCGCTCACGGAGTTCGGCCTGATCCTCAGGCCCAGCCTGGGCCTTCAAACCACGGTTCGTTTTCTGGTGGCCGCAGGTGCAATTGGCGGACTTGGCACCGCCGCTTTTGGCTGGTTCGCAGCGGGCTGGCGACTTTCTGACCGATCCGAGACGTTGGCCATCCATCGTTGGAATGGCACTGCGATTGCGGCCGCCGGTCTGTTAGCCTGGTGGCTGAGTTCACCGGGCAAAAACCGTTGGTGGCTCAGACTGGTGCTGGCCATCATCGCCGGCGCGCTCATCGTCCAAGGCTATTACGGCGGCGAAATGGTTCATGGCCCCAACCATATGGGGGTCATGTGA
- a CDS encoding periplasmic heavy metal sensor — protein MKTQHILFAILLAALAGCLGAFASDYWRDGEPSGGLHQFVHDELELSPEQNSRLEALESRYAVEKSELEASLRAANARLARAMEAEHEYGPEVSAAIDDVHEKMGALQKATVRHVFDMRELLDPDQKLLFDRQVSDALTNAPRD, from the coding sequence TTGAAGACGCAGCATATACTCTTCGCCATCCTGCTTGCAGCGCTCGCTGGTTGCCTCGGTGCCTTTGCATCGGATTATTGGCGCGACGGGGAACCAAGCGGCGGATTGCACCAGTTCGTTCATGATGAGCTAGAGCTCAGCCCCGAGCAAAACTCACGGCTTGAAGCCTTGGAAAGCCGCTATGCCGTAGAAAAATCAGAACTGGAAGCCTCGCTGCGCGCGGCCAATGCCCGGCTCGCAAGGGCAATGGAGGCCGAACACGAATACGGCCCCGAAGTGAGCGCCGCGATCGATGACGTCCACGAGAAGATGGGCGCACTCCAGAAAGCGACCGTGCGCCATGTCTTCGATATGCGCGAACTGCTCGACCCGGACCAAAAGCTTTTGTTCGACCGTCAGGTCTCCGATGCTCTGACCAACGCTCCGCGCGACTGA
- a CDS encoding RNA polymerase sigma factor, with protein sequence MSSHGSDHEQELVRQSVEGSRAAFTALVEPHIGRLLTLATRMLGSQPQGEDAVQDGLASVWVARHRLDPERPVGPYLTTVVLNKCRDRLRTRKAKRYFGLVSADDAALVADESPDPENRAAARQELSLLRAEIERLPVRLREALVLVSIDGRSQAEAASLLGVSEKAIETRVYRARQRLREKFEKF encoded by the coding sequence GTGTCTTCGCACGGAAGCGACCACGAGCAGGAGTTGGTCCGGCAGTCTGTCGAGGGAAGCAGAGCCGCGTTCACTGCGCTGGTTGAGCCACATATTGGCCGACTGCTGACCCTCGCGACGCGTATGCTTGGAAGCCAACCACAGGGCGAAGACGCTGTCCAGGACGGCCTGGCATCGGTTTGGGTCGCGAGGCATCGCCTCGACCCTGAAAGACCAGTCGGCCCCTATCTGACTACGGTGGTCCTCAATAAGTGCCGCGACCGGCTCAGAACCAGAAAAGCGAAACGTTACTTTGGACTGGTGTCGGCAGACGATGCAGCTCTCGTCGCGGATGAAAGTCCCGATCCGGAAAACCGCGCGGCGGCCCGTCAGGAACTGAGCTTGCTTAGAGCCGAAATCGAACGGCTCCCGGTCCGGCTGCGCGAAGCCCTTGTGCTGGTGAGTATCGATGGGCGCAGCCAGGCAGAAGCCGCAAGTTTGCTAGGCGTGAGCGAGAAAGCGATCGAGACCCGCGTCTACCGGGCAAGGCAGCGCCTGCGCGAAAAATTCGAGAAGTTCTGA
- a CDS encoding copper resistance system multicopper oxidase: MTIVNRRKFLGTSAGGLGLLGLSGAMPAWARGADISAGNARKGLDEVSGPNIDLTVARSAFATGNRRGGAIAVNGTIPGPLLRLQEGTTVRLNVHNQLQEDTSIHWHGLLVPFQLDGVPGVSFPGVKPGETFTAEFPVRQAGTYWWHSHSGLQEQAGHYGAIVVDPEGPDPVQADREYIVVLSEFSAMSPHTIFDKLKKGEGYFNYNQNTWTDDYPLSGEDRRMWAKMRMMPTDILDVSSAAYTYLLNGHGPLDNLEYLFRPGERVRLRFINAGAMTFFNIRIPGLPMTVVQADGKDVEPVEVDEFQIGVAETYDVVVTPGEQQAYTLVAESMDRSGMGIGTLASAPGARAAIPPLRDPPLLTMADMGMSGMDHGSGGDAGMSGMDHGNGGDMAGMDHGSSGDTEMVGMAGMSGMKMRDTSRLPPDVKVGPGLDMVSMNPVDRMGDPGIGLADVPHRTLDYRKLRALVPNKDPRTPSRRMEIHLTGNMERYMWSFDGKKFSAVSDEPIRFAYNERVRVKLINDTMMAHPIHLHGHFFELVNGAPGDRQPLKHTVVVQPGGNAQFDLTADETGDWAFHCHLLYHMHAGMFQIVTVANPDGSTA; the protein is encoded by the coding sequence ATGACAATCGTAAATCGCAGAAAATTCCTCGGCACAAGCGCTGGCGGCTTGGGCTTGCTTGGTCTCAGCGGCGCCATGCCCGCTTGGGCGCGCGGCGCGGATATCTCGGCGGGAAATGCCCGCAAAGGGCTGGACGAAGTGTCCGGGCCGAATATCGACCTCACCGTTGCGCGGTCGGCCTTCGCGACGGGTAACAGGCGCGGCGGTGCCATTGCCGTCAACGGCACTATCCCCGGCCCGCTGTTGCGCTTGCAGGAAGGTACGACAGTCCGGCTCAATGTGCACAACCAACTCCAGGAAGATACCTCGATCCACTGGCATGGCCTGCTCGTGCCGTTTCAGCTAGATGGCGTGCCGGGCGTGAGCTTCCCCGGCGTCAAGCCGGGAGAAACCTTCACCGCAGAATTCCCGGTTCGTCAGGCGGGCACCTATTGGTGGCACTCGCATAGCGGCCTGCAGGAACAGGCCGGACACTACGGCGCGATCGTGGTCGATCCGGAAGGGCCCGATCCGGTTCAGGCTGACCGCGAATATATCGTGGTTCTGAGCGAGTTCAGCGCCATGTCCCCGCACACGATTTTCGACAAACTGAAGAAGGGCGAAGGCTACTTCAACTACAATCAGAACACCTGGACCGACGACTACCCGCTTTCGGGTGAGGATCGCCGGATGTGGGCGAAAATGCGCATGATGCCGACCGACATCCTCGATGTGTCGAGCGCGGCTTACACCTACCTTCTCAACGGTCATGGCCCGCTCGACAATCTGGAATACCTTTTCCGGCCTGGCGAACGCGTGCGGCTGCGCTTCATCAATGCCGGCGCCATGACCTTCTTCAACATCCGTATTCCCGGCCTGCCGATGACTGTCGTGCAGGCGGACGGGAAGGATGTCGAACCGGTCGAGGTCGACGAGTTCCAGATTGGCGTTGCCGAGACATATGATGTCGTCGTTACGCCGGGCGAACAACAAGCTTACACACTGGTGGCGGAATCCATGGACCGCTCGGGCATGGGGATCGGCACGCTTGCGAGCGCACCCGGTGCGCGCGCCGCAATTCCGCCCCTGCGCGATCCGCCGCTCTTGACCATGGCAGACATGGGAATGAGCGGTATGGATCACGGCTCGGGCGGCGATGCCGGCATGTCGGGAATGGACCACGGCAATGGCGGCGACATGGCGGGGATGGATCACGGTTCCTCCGGCGATACCGAAATGGTTGGCATGGCCGGCATGTCGGGCATGAAAATGCGCGATACCTCGCGCTTGCCGCCCGATGTGAAGGTGGGGCCGGGTCTCGACATGGTGTCGATGAATCCGGTCGACCGAATGGGCGATCCCGGCATCGGTCTTGCCGATGTTCCCCATCGAACGCTCGACTACCGCAAGCTTCGCGCACTGGTGCCGAACAAGGATCCGCGAACTCCTTCACGGCGGATGGAAATACACCTCACCGGCAACATGGAGCGCTACATGTGGTCGTTCGACGGCAAGAAGTTCTCCGCCGTCTCCGACGAACCGATCCGCTTTGCCTATAACGAGCGCGTGCGCGTGAAGCTAATCAACGATACGATGATGGCGCACCCCATCCACCTCCACGGCCATTTTTTCGAATTGGTCAATGGCGCGCCTGGAGACCGCCAACCGCTCAAACACACGGTTGTCGTGCAGCCGGGCGGCAACGCGCAGTTCGACCTGACGGCGGACGAGACGGGCGACTGGGCTTTCCACTGTCACCTACTCTACCACATGCATGCCGGTATGTTTCAAATCGTTACCGTTGCCAACCCAGATGGGAGCACAGCATGA